In a single window of the Apteryx mantelli isolate bAptMan1 chromosome 11, bAptMan1.hap1, whole genome shotgun sequence genome:
- the LOC136993035 gene encoding olfactory receptor 14A16-like — protein DLGTISTTVPKSMANSLWDTRAISYSGCAAQIFSFFFFISAEYYLLTVMAYDRYVAICRPLHYGTLMGSTACVKMAAVAWVSGFLHALLHTANTFSIPLCQGNTVDQFFCEIPQILKLSCSDSYLGEVGLLVVSVCLSFGCFIFIVLSYVQIFTAVLRIPSEQGWHKAFSMCLPHLAVVSLFISTGFFAYLKPPSISSPALDLVVAVLYSVVPPAMNPLIYSMRNRELKAALKKLIQLLVVQQQQAAHLSSQPTPSLSQTTLVLWEFCLQ, from the coding sequence gaccttggcaccatctccaccactgtccccaaatccatggccaattccctgtgggacaccagggccatttcctactcaggatgtgctgcacagatattttccttctttttcttcatttcagcagagtattatctcctcactgtcatggcctatgatcgctatgttgccatctgcagacccctgcactatgggaccctcatgggcagcacagcttgtgtcaaaatggcagcagttgcctgggtcagtggttttctccatgctctcctgcacactgctaacacattttccataccactctgccaaggcaacacagtggaccagttcttctgtgaaatcccccagatcctcaagctctcctgctcagactcctacctcggggaagttgggcttcttgtggttagtgtctgtttaagctttggttgtttcattttcattgtgctgtcgtacgtgcagatcttcactgctgtgctgaggatcccctctgagcagggctggcacaaagccttttccatgtgcctccctcacctggccgtagtctccctgttcatcagcactggcttctttgcctacttgaagcccccctccatctcctccccagctctggatctggtggtggctgttctgtactcagtggtgcctccagcaatgaaccctctcatctacagcatgaggaacagggagctcaaggccgcactgaagaaactgattcaacttCTTGTAGTTCAGCAGCAacaagctgcccatctctcctcacaaccaACTCCTAGtttatctcagacaactcttgtgctttgggagttctgtctgcaatag